Proteins encoded within one genomic window of Brenneria nigrifluens DSM 30175 = ATCC 13028:
- the hypC gene encoding HypC/HybG/HupF family hydrogenase formation chaperone, which translates to MCLGIPGKIIELASAERQLAWVDVCGVRREVNIALVADGVDAGRLIGSWVLVHVGFAMSRLDEEEAYATLDALRQMEEVEQDVTIFLRQ; encoded by the coding sequence ATGTGTCTGGGCATTCCGGGAAAAATTATTGAACTGGCTTCCGCCGAACGACAGCTGGCATGGGTCGACGTATGCGGCGTCCGGCGCGAGGTAAACATTGCGCTGGTGGCGGACGGCGTGGACGCCGGACGGCTGATCGGCAGTTGGGTGCTGGTTCACGTCGGGTTTGCCATGAGCCGTCTGGATGAAGAGGAGGCGTATGCAACGCTCGACGCTTTACGGCAAATGGAGGAGGTAGAACAAGATGTTACAATTTTTCTGCGTCAATAG
- the hyfB gene encoding hydrogenase 4 subunit B — translation MMTSLEWLALALTFYSVGALLSLCLARAESLAILLSGLSSALGGLCGIAAALPVLLDGRVLTAAFEGPFAAFAHLTLRMDPLAAFIIMVISLLVIMTSLYSLSYLQQYRGRAWAMGFFMNLFIASMVALVVIDNAFYFIILFEAMSLSSYFLVISDGDEEAVNAGLLYFLIAHAGSVLIMIAFLLLYRHSNSLNFADFRQATLSAPQASSVFLLAFFGFGAKAGMLPLHGWLPRAHPAAPSHASALMSGVMVKIGIFGIIKVGIDLLGAAEVWWGVVVLAFGAVSSVLGVLYALAEHDIKRLLAYHTVENIGIILMGVGVGMIGIATHHPLLAALGLLGGLYHLLNHAVFKGLLFLGAGAVIYRLHTKDMEKMGGLARAMPYTAPAFLIGCMAISALPPLNGFVSEWFTYQSLFTLSREGGFSLRLIAPIAIVMLAITGALAAMCFVKVYGISFSGAPRSEKAAQAREVPWPMTAAMWLLALLCIALGVGAGEVAPAIGRVAASLTGSAAPTVAQGMLVFPGDPAQTSLAAPLIFILLLALPLLPLLLYIGAKGARLNFRRRGTPWACGYGYEASMAASAASFTQPLRVMFAPLYRIRKTLDPAPMLQTALDKTTLTAGRTEPVWDRRLIMPLVRLAQRVGRIAQRIQHGDFRVYCLYVVAALVILLLTMA, via the coding sequence ATGATGACTTCACTGGAATGGTTGGCGCTGGCGCTGACGTTCTATTCCGTCGGCGCGCTGCTGTCCCTGTGTCTGGCCCGCGCCGAGTCGCTGGCTATTCTGTTGAGCGGCCTCAGTTCCGCTCTGGGCGGACTGTGCGGCATCGCCGCCGCACTGCCGGTACTGCTCGACGGCCGGGTACTGACCGCCGCATTTGAAGGGCCATTCGCCGCGTTTGCCCATTTAACGCTAAGAATGGATCCTCTTGCCGCCTTCATCATCATGGTCATTTCGCTGCTGGTTATTATGACTTCCCTCTATTCGCTCTCTTATCTACAGCAATACCGTGGACGCGCCTGGGCGATGGGATTCTTTATGAACCTGTTTATCGCCTCGATGGTGGCGCTGGTGGTTATCGATAACGCTTTTTACTTCATTATCCTATTTGAAGCGATGTCGCTCAGCTCCTATTTCCTGGTGATTTCCGATGGGGACGAAGAGGCCGTCAATGCCGGTCTGCTTTACTTTTTAATCGCTCACGCCGGTTCGGTGCTAATCATGATCGCCTTCCTGCTGCTGTATCGGCACAGCAACAGCCTTAATTTCGCCGATTTCCGCCAGGCGACTCTCTCCGCGCCGCAGGCGTCCAGCGTATTTCTGTTGGCTTTCTTCGGCTTCGGCGCCAAAGCCGGGATGCTGCCGCTGCACGGCTGGCTGCCGCGCGCGCACCCGGCCGCGCCGTCTCACGCGTCGGCGTTAATGTCCGGCGTGATGGTGAAAATCGGCATCTTCGGCATTATCAAAGTGGGCATCGACCTGCTGGGCGCCGCTGAAGTCTGGTGGGGCGTGGTGGTGCTGGCGTTCGGCGCGGTCTCCTCGGTGCTCGGCGTGCTCTACGCGCTGGCCGAACACGATATCAAACGTCTGCTGGCCTATCACACCGTGGAAAACATCGGCATCATTCTGATGGGCGTCGGCGTGGGGATGATCGGCATCGCCACCCATCACCCGCTGCTGGCGGCGCTTGGCCTGCTGGGCGGCCTGTATCACCTGCTGAACCATGCCGTCTTTAAGGGACTGCTGTTCCTGGGCGCGGGCGCGGTGATTTACCGTCTGCACACCAAGGATATGGAGAAAATGGGCGGCCTGGCGCGCGCGATGCCCTATACCGCGCCGGCGTTTCTTATCGGCTGCATGGCGATTTCCGCGCTGCCGCCGCTGAACGGCTTCGTCAGCGAATGGTTCACCTACCAGTCGCTGTTTACCCTCAGTCGCGAGGGCGGTTTTTCACTGCGCCTTATCGCGCCCATCGCCATCGTGATGCTGGCGATTACCGGGGCGTTGGCGGCCATGTGTTTCGTCAAGGTTTACGGCATCAGCTTCTCCGGCGCACCCCGCAGCGAGAAAGCCGCGCAGGCGCGGGAAGTCCCCTGGCCGATGACCGCGGCCATGTGGCTGCTGGCGCTGCTGTGCATCGCGCTGGGCGTCGGCGCCGGCGAAGTGGCGCCGGCGATCGGCCGGGTCGCCGCCAGCCTGACGGGAAGCGCCGCGCCGACTGTGGCTCAGGGCATGCTGGTGTTCCCCGGCGACCCGGCGCAAACCTCGCTGGCGGCGCCGCTGATTTTCATCCTGCTGCTGGCCTTGCCGCTCCTGCCGTTGCTGCTTTATATCGGCGCGAAAGGCGCGCGGCTGAATTTTCGCCGCCGCGGCACGCCCTGGGCCTGCGGCTATGGCTACGAGGCCTCGATGGCGGCCTCCGCCGCCAGCTTCACCCAGCCATTGCGCGTAATGTTCGCGCCTTTATATCGAATACGTAAAACGCTGGATCCGGCCCCGATGCTGCAAACCGCGCTGGATAAAACCACCCTGACCGCCGGGCGAACCGAACCCGTCTGGGATAGGCGCCTAATCATGCCGCTGGTCCGCCTGGCGCAGCGTGTCGGCCGCATCGCGCAGCGGATTCAGCATGGCGACTTCCGGGTTTACTGCCTGTATGTGGTCGCCGCCCTGGTGATCCTGCTGCTGACGATGGCCTGA
- the hyfE gene encoding hydrogenase 4 membrane subunit encodes MTGSLIVNNLAGLLIITSLLVICARRPTVSACLYALQSLVLVLIFFSLAELLQARQLYLWSLSAFITKVILVPVIMYRAFRKLDDPKADGGVVGPAVIILLATLIVVLCYFVVEPVKLPMVSALKPALAVSLGHFMIGLLCIVTQRNILKQVFGYCLMENGSHLTLALLAHRAPELVEIGIATDAIFAVIVMALMARKIHRTLNTLDVQQLTVLKG; translated from the coding sequence ATGACTGGATCTCTGATCGTTAATAATCTGGCCGGGTTGCTGATTATTACTTCCCTGCTGGTAATCTGCGCCCGACGCCCAACGGTATCGGCCTGCCTGTATGCGCTACAGTCGCTGGTGCTGGTGCTGATTTTCTTCTCGCTGGCCGAATTGCTACAGGCCCGCCAGCTTTATCTGTGGTCCCTGAGCGCGTTTATCACCAAAGTCATACTGGTTCCCGTCATTATGTACCGGGCGTTTCGCAAGCTGGACGACCCGAAAGCCGATGGCGGCGTAGTCGGCCCGGCGGTGATTATCCTGTTGGCGACCCTGATTGTGGTGCTGTGCTACTTCGTGGTCGAACCGGTTAAATTGCCGATGGTCAGCGCGCTGAAACCGGCGCTGGCGGTATCCCTCGGCCACTTCATGATCGGCCTGCTGTGCATTGTCACCCAGCGCAATATCCTCAAACAGGTATTCGGCTACTGCCTGATGGAAAACGGCTCCCACCTGACGCTGGCGCTGCTGGCGCACCGGGCGCCGGAGCTGGTGGAAATCGGCATCGCCACCGACGCGATTTTCGCGGTGATTGTCATGGCCCTGATGGCCCGCAAAATCCACCGCACGCTCAATACGCTCGATGTGCAACAGCTAACCGTGCTGAAGGGGTGA
- a CDS encoding respiratory chain complex I subunit 1 family protein: MSGMARVIRAKMHSRQGPGVLQDYRDIFKLLKRQDISPQHAGGVFRLMPYILIGTMLLVAMTLPIVTWVSPFGAAGDVITLLYLFALFRFFFALAGLDSGSSFAGIGASRELTLGILVEPIMILALLVVALIAGSTNIGNISSMLAARHWLSPTATVMALLACAFATFIEMGKIPFDVAEAEQELQEGPLTEYSGAALALLKWGISLKQVMVAALFLSIFVPFGKAETFTPAALIGGSIAFVIKLIVVFIIAALIENSLARGRFLLTGHVTWLGFGVAALAFVFYFTGL, encoded by the coding sequence ATGTCCGGTATGGCGCGGGTTATTCGCGCCAAAATGCATTCCCGGCAGGGGCCGGGCGTGTTGCAGGACTACCGTGATATCTTCAAGCTGTTGAAACGGCAGGATATTTCTCCGCAGCATGCGGGCGGCGTTTTTCGCCTGATGCCTTACATCCTCATCGGCACCATGCTGCTGGTGGCCATGACGCTGCCCATCGTCACCTGGGTATCGCCGTTTGGTGCCGCCGGCGACGTCATTACCCTGCTCTATCTGTTCGCGCTGTTCCGCTTCTTCTTTGCGCTGGCCGGTCTGGACTCCGGCAGCAGCTTTGCCGGCATCGGCGCCAGCCGCGAGCTTACGCTGGGAATTCTGGTCGAACCCATCATGATACTGGCGTTGCTGGTGGTCGCGCTGATTGCCGGATCCACCAATATCGGCAATATCAGCAGCATGCTGGCCGCCCGCCATTGGCTGTCGCCGACCGCCACCGTGATGGCGTTGCTGGCCTGCGCGTTCGCTACCTTTATCGAAATGGGAAAAATCCCGTTCGACGTGGCCGAAGCCGAGCAGGAGCTACAGGAAGGCCCGCTGACGGAATACTCCGGCGCGGCGCTGGCGCTGCTGAAATGGGGGATCAGCCTGAAACAGGTGATGGTGGCCGCCCTGTTTCTTTCCATCTTCGTTCCGTTCGGCAAAGCCGAAACCTTTACGCCGGCCGCCCTGATCGGCGGTTCGATCGCCTTTGTCATCAAGCTGATCGTGGTGTTTATCATTGCCGCCTTAATTGAAAACAGCCTGGCGCGCGGGCGCTTCCTGCTCACCGGACATGTTACCTGGTTGGGCTTCGGCGTCGCGGCGCTGGCGTTCGTTTTCTATTTTACCGGTCTATAA
- a CDS encoding hydrogenase 4 subunit D — MDIFILKNVALATILLPFIGALLIATLPQRQAKGLCVLFALLATFGMSWLGYGYLAGGKTDLAYTLYRYGQAELFGFLFDRISLLIGFAVVFLGLLVSIYSTGYLTLGNREHPHEGTNRYYAFLLVFIGAMAGVTLSSTLLGQLLFFEITGGCSWALIGYYQQPKSLRSALKALLVTHIASVGLYLAAAYLFAQTGTFALSALAELDANGKIIVFSGILFAAWGKSAQLPLHMWLPDAMEAPTPVSAYLHAASMVKVGVYIFARAILSAGQVPHIIGALGIVMATITMVYGFIMYLPQKDMKRLLAYSTITQLAYIFFALSLATFGSRMAFDAGVAYIFNHAFAKSLFFLVAGAFSYSCGTRMLPKLKGMMRKMPLLGVGFCVAALAIAGVPPFNGFFSKFPLFAAGFSLSREYVWLLPLLIISLIESVASFAWLLYWFGRTVPGEPSEDVAAAIPVPWAMQGVLMVLIVMSVCSSVIAAIWLN; from the coding sequence ATGGATATTTTCATCTTAAAGAATGTTGCTCTGGCGACCATCCTGCTGCCGTTTATCGGCGCGCTGCTGATAGCCACCCTGCCGCAGCGCCAGGCTAAAGGACTCTGCGTCCTGTTTGCCCTGCTGGCGACGTTCGGCATGAGCTGGCTGGGCTACGGCTATCTGGCCGGCGGGAAAACGGATCTTGCCTATACCCTCTACCGCTACGGCCAGGCTGAGCTGTTCGGTTTTCTGTTCGACCGCATCAGCCTGCTGATCGGCTTTGCCGTGGTGTTCCTCGGCCTACTGGTCAGCATCTATTCCACGGGCTATCTGACGTTGGGCAACCGGGAACATCCCCACGAAGGCACCAACCGCTATTATGCCTTTCTGCTGGTGTTCATCGGCGCGATGGCCGGCGTCACGCTGTCATCCACCCTGCTGGGACAACTGCTGTTTTTCGAAATCACCGGCGGCTGCTCCTGGGCGCTCATCGGTTATTACCAGCAGCCGAAATCTCTGCGTTCGGCGCTGAAAGCGCTGTTGGTCACGCACATTGCGTCCGTCGGGCTTTATCTGGCGGCGGCTTATCTGTTTGCGCAGACCGGAACCTTCGCGCTGAGCGCGCTGGCGGAGTTGGACGCCAACGGCAAAATCATCGTATTCAGCGGCATTCTGTTCGCCGCCTGGGGGAAATCGGCGCAGTTGCCGCTGCATATGTGGCTGCCCGACGCCATGGAGGCGCCGACGCCGGTCAGCGCTTATCTGCACGCGGCGTCGATGGTGAAAGTCGGCGTCTATATTTTCGCCCGGGCGATCCTCTCCGCCGGGCAGGTGCCGCATATTATCGGCGCGCTCGGCATCGTCATGGCGACCATCACCATGGTGTATGGCTTCATCATGTATTTGCCGCAAAAAGATATGAAGCGGCTGCTGGCCTACTCCACCATTACGCAACTGGCCTACATTTTCTTCGCCCTGTCGCTGGCGACGTTCGGCTCGCGCATGGCGTTCGACGCGGGCGTGGCGTACATCTTCAACCACGCCTTCGCCAAGAGTCTGTTTTTCCTGGTGGCCGGCGCGTTCAGCTACAGCTGCGGCACCCGGATGTTGCCGAAACTGAAAGGCATGATGCGGAAAATGCCGCTGCTGGGCGTCGGATTTTGCGTTGCGGCGTTGGCGATTGCCGGCGTACCGCCGTTTAACGGCTTCTTCAGTAAATTCCCCCTGTTCGCCGCCGGTTTCAGCCTGTCGCGGGAATATGTCTGGCTGCTGCCTTTACTCATTATTTCGCTGATTGAGTCGGTAGCCAGTTTTGCCTGGCTTCTCTACTGGTTCGGCCGCACCGTACCGGGAGAACCGTCCGAAGACGTTGCCGCCGCCATACCCGTACCCTGGGCGATGCAGGGGGTGCTGATGGTGCTGATCGTCATGTCGGTATGTTCAAGCGTTATCGCCGCCATCTGGCTGAACTAA
- a CDS encoding FTR1 family iron permease, translating into MSIWLKLFFSLCWLSGCSLALAATDYASFIQDIESRLDKTVQLYQQQQPDEARTEVQMAYFEVFENLEGPIRINISAQKSYQLEAAFGEIRRMIGEGKPLADVQAKVTWLKGELNAVLPVLADGHRLVAQQQHGAYDNSDIALYWQQSFKIIDDQLAQAISEYQAGDYARASQSVQQAHYQGFKNSEMEMSVRQNRSAQQAAAINQQFSALIALANQPDQLTDVAYRVTTLLQDIEDLLPGLPTTRDSQPVSATSADDGDGALDAADVPDANWAKISDDINQAILAAIEKYRQGEVKPAMIAVQDAYFDLFEATGMENKVGSRNAAFKSTLEGYFTRMVSLMNAGQPVEQLHLQADALQQDLANAVAMLGEGGDTHWSLLIYSLLIIVREGMEALLIVAAIVAYLVKNNHRDKLPLIRQSVYIALLCSVITAVIFQLLFTNSGASRELLEGVTMLIAVVMLFFMSYWLLSKVEARHWKAYLEGKLSHSLSGGSLAGLWLTSFLAVYREGAETVLFYYALVGDANNMAGHLSILAGFAIGCVILVVAYLIMRFTVVKLPLKPFFMFTGCFMYLMAFVFAGKGVLELIEGKLFEPTLLTGVPEISGLGIYPYVETLIPQGVLLVAALAALWIMRRRASTI; encoded by the coding sequence ATGTCTATCTGGCTAAAACTTTTCTTTTCGTTGTGCTGGCTATCCGGCTGTTCTCTGGCGCTGGCCGCAACCGACTACGCTTCCTTTATCCAGGATATCGAATCCAGACTGGATAAAACGGTTCAACTGTATCAGCAGCAACAGCCTGATGAAGCCCGCACCGAAGTTCAGATGGCCTATTTCGAAGTGTTCGAAAATCTCGAAGGCCCCATCCGTATCAATATTTCCGCGCAAAAAAGCTATCAGTTGGAAGCCGCGTTCGGTGAAATCCGGCGCATGATCGGCGAGGGAAAACCGCTGGCCGACGTGCAGGCTAAAGTGACCTGGCTGAAAGGGGAACTGAACGCGGTGCTGCCGGTATTGGCCGACGGCCATCGGCTGGTGGCGCAGCAACAGCACGGCGCGTATGACAACAGCGATATCGCGCTGTACTGGCAGCAGAGTTTTAAGATCATCGACGATCAACTGGCGCAGGCGATAAGCGAATATCAGGCCGGCGACTACGCCAGGGCCAGCCAGAGCGTGCAGCAGGCGCACTATCAGGGGTTTAAAAACTCGGAAATGGAGATGTCGGTGCGGCAGAACCGCTCCGCGCAGCAGGCCGCCGCCATTAATCAGCAATTTTCCGCGCTGATCGCCCTGGCGAATCAACCGGATCAACTGACTGACGTGGCCTATCGCGTGACGACGCTGTTGCAGGATATTGAAGATCTGCTGCCGGGGTTGCCCACCACGCGCGACAGCCAGCCGGTTAGCGCAACCTCGGCCGATGACGGCGACGGCGCGCTCGACGCCGCCGACGTGCCGGACGCTAACTGGGCTAAAATATCCGACGACATTAATCAGGCCATTCTGGCGGCCATCGAAAAGTACCGTCAGGGCGAGGTGAAACCGGCGATGATCGCCGTGCAGGACGCCTACTTCGATCTGTTCGAAGCCACCGGCATGGAGAACAAGGTCGGTTCGCGCAATGCGGCGTTCAAATCGACGCTGGAAGGCTATTTCACCCGTATGGTCAGCCTGATGAATGCCGGCCAGCCGGTGGAGCAACTGCACCTTCAGGCCGATGCGCTACAGCAGGATCTGGCGAACGCCGTGGCCATGCTGGGCGAAGGGGGAGATACCCACTGGAGCCTGCTGATCTACAGCCTGCTGATCATTGTGCGTGAAGGTATGGAAGCGCTGCTGATCGTGGCGGCCATCGTCGCTTATCTGGTGAAAAACAATCATCGCGATAAGCTGCCGCTTATCCGCCAGTCTGTTTATATCGCGCTGCTGTGCAGCGTGATCACCGCCGTTATTTTCCAATTGCTGTTTACCAACTCCGGCGCCAGCCGCGAACTGCTGGAAGGCGTCACCATGCTTATCGCCGTGGTGATGCTGTTCTTTATGAGTTACTGGCTGCTGTCGAAGGTGGAAGCCCGGCACTGGAAAGCCTATCTGGAAGGTAAATTGTCGCACTCCCTGAGCGGCGGGTCGCTGGCGGGATTATGGCTGACCAGTTTTCTGGCGGTCTACCGGGAAGGGGCGGAAACCGTCCTGTTTTACTACGCGCTGGTGGGCGATGCCAACAATATGGCCGGGCACCTCTCCATTCTGGCGGGCTTTGCCATCGGCTGCGTGATCCTGGTGGTTGCCTATCTGATCATGCGCTTCACCGTGGTTAAACTTCCGCTTAAGCCTTTCTTTATGTTTACCGGTTGTTTCATGTATCTGATGGCGTTCGTCTTTGCCGGTAAAGGGGTACTGGAACTGATTGAAGGCAAATTGTTTGAACCGACGCTGTTGACCGGCGTACCGGAAATCAGCGGGTTGGGTATTTATCCCTATGTGGAAACGTTAATCCCGCAAGGGGTGCTGTTAGTCGCGGCATTGGCGGCGCTGTGGATCATGCGGCGCAGAGCCTCGACAATCTGA
- a CDS encoding iron transporter produces MNKQKSLIAGAIIAAVFTAPAALAFEEYPAGEPVTINELEIAAVYLQPIDMEPRGMGLPAAKADIHLEADIHAVEGNKNGFGAGEWMPFLTIAYTLTNTDTGAKQEGTFMPMVASDGPHYGANIKMMGVGNYKVIYHIDPPSKAGMHRHTDEETGVGRWWKPFDVSFDFKYVGIK; encoded by the coding sequence ATGAATAAGCAAAAAAGTCTGATTGCCGGGGCGATTATCGCCGCTGTTTTCACCGCGCCCGCGGCGCTGGCGTTTGAAGAGTATCCGGCTGGCGAACCGGTGACCATAAACGAGCTGGAGATCGCCGCGGTTTATCTGCAGCCGATTGATATGGAACCCCGCGGCATGGGTTTGCCGGCGGCAAAGGCGGATATCCACCTGGAAGCCGATATCCATGCGGTGGAGGGGAATAAAAACGGATTCGGCGCCGGCGAGTGGATGCCGTTCCTGACCATCGCCTATACCCTGACCAACACCGATACCGGCGCCAAGCAGGAAGGAACCTTTATGCCGATGGTCGCCAGCGACGGCCCGCACTATGGCGCGAACATCAAAATGATGGGCGTGGGCAACTACAAGGTGATTTACCACATCGACCCGCCCTCCAAAGCCGGCATGCACCGCCATACCGACGAGGAAACCGGCGTCGGCCGCTGGTGGAAACCGTTTGACGTCAGCTTTGATTTCAAATACGTCGGCATCAAGTGA
- a CDS encoding 4Fe-4S dicluster domain-containing protein, which produces MNRFVIAEPKRCIGCNTCMAACTQVHRRQGLQTHPRLTVERDLAGTAPVLCRHCEDAPCARVCPVNAITHQDQAVVLNENTCIGCKLCAIACPFGAITPSGSKPPAIPETFSQNIPLSLLSDVPCSISSINPLLSWNAGVRSVAVKCDLCAFQEKGPECVRVCPTKALFIVDDRELERLNAEKRRHAMEWPAGNRPFPPDAVDREKKL; this is translated from the coding sequence ATGAACCGCTTCGTCATTGCGGAGCCTAAACGCTGTATCGGCTGCAACACCTGCATGGCCGCCTGTACGCAGGTACACCGCCGCCAGGGATTGCAGACGCATCCGCGGCTGACGGTGGAGCGCGACCTCGCCGGCACCGCGCCGGTGTTATGCCGCCATTGCGAAGACGCGCCCTGCGCCAGAGTCTGTCCGGTTAACGCCATCACCCATCAGGATCAGGCGGTGGTGCTGAATGAAAATACCTGCATCGGCTGCAAACTCTGCGCCATCGCCTGCCCCTTCGGCGCGATAACGCCGTCCGGCAGCAAGCCGCCGGCCATCCCGGAGACCTTCAGTCAGAACATTCCTTTATCCCTGCTTTCCGATGTCCCATGCAGCATTTCCTCCATCAATCCTCTTCTTTCCTGGAACGCCGGGGTACGCAGCGTCGCCGTCAAATGCGATCTCTGCGCCTTTCAGGAAAAGGGGCCGGAATGCGTCCGGGTGTGTCCAACCAAGGCGCTGTTCATCGTCGACGATCGGGAGCTTGAACGGCTGAACGCAGAAAAACGCCGTCATGCCATGGAATGGCCGGCCGGCAACAGACCCTTCCCGCCAGACGCGGTCGATCGGGAGAAGAAACTATGA
- a CDS encoding hydrogenase 4 subunit F — protein sequence MTTTALLLTLLATPMVTALLAFLCRFTGGQARMLVSIIHLLGIIALLAVSMQQVWLVCQNGEILAVDNWLHLDSLSALFLSILGIIGFLTGLYSMGYMRHEVDGGEITVTTLCDYYGFFHLFLFTMLLAITSNNLILMWAAIEATTLSSAFLVGLYGQRSSLEAAWKYIIICTVGVAFGLYGTVLVYANAASVMAQPGDAIFWTEVLKHAGELDGTLMHLAFIFIIIGFGTKTGLFPMHAWLPDAHSEAPSPTSALLSAVLLNCALLVIVRYYIIVSAAIGSDFPRTLLLVFGMLSVAVAAFLILVQRDMKRLLAYSSVENMGLIAVALGIGGPLGILAALLHTLNHSLAKTLLFCGSGNVLLKYGTRDMDAITGIMRVAPLTGALLAGGALALGGMPPFNMFLSEFMTVSAGIGGGHLWLVIALLVLLTVVLAGLIRMVAGTVLGSSPAAVDKGELGIMTTAPMVLLLILMLVMGTHIPQPVIRLLENATAIVTNAAPRHEIELNSPFPQPWLRTADGGTTGLHTAEHSAPTPSRQETYRDQ from the coding sequence ATGACCACTACCGCTCTCCTTCTCACCCTGCTCGCCACCCCGATGGTAACCGCGCTGCTGGCTTTCCTGTGCCGTTTCACCGGCGGTCAGGCGCGCATGCTGGTGAGCATCATCCACCTGCTGGGCATTATCGCCCTGCTGGCTGTTTCCATGCAGCAGGTGTGGCTGGTGTGCCAGAACGGAGAAATTCTGGCCGTAGATAACTGGCTGCATCTGGACAGCCTCAGCGCCCTGTTTTTGTCTATTCTCGGCATCATCGGCTTTCTTACCGGGTTGTACTCCATGGGCTATATGCGCCATGAGGTCGACGGCGGGGAAATCACGGTGACCACCCTGTGCGACTACTACGGCTTCTTTCATCTGTTCCTGTTCACCATGTTGCTGGCGATCACCAGCAACAACCTGATCCTGATGTGGGCCGCCATTGAAGCCACCACGTTGAGCTCCGCCTTTCTGGTCGGCCTCTACGGCCAGCGCTCTTCGCTGGAGGCCGCCTGGAAATACATCATCATCTGTACGGTCGGCGTCGCTTTCGGCCTCTATGGCACCGTGCTGGTGTACGCCAACGCCGCCAGCGTGATGGCGCAACCGGGCGATGCCATCTTCTGGACGGAAGTACTGAAACATGCGGGGGAACTGGACGGTACGCTGATGCACCTGGCGTTTATCTTTATCATCATCGGCTTCGGCACCAAAACCGGCCTGTTCCCGATGCATGCCTGGCTGCCGGATGCGCACAGTGAAGCGCCAAGCCCGACCAGCGCGCTATTGTCCGCGGTTTTGCTGAACTGCGCGCTGCTGGTGATCGTGCGCTATTACATTATCGTCAGCGCCGCTATCGGTTCCGATTTCCCCCGCACGCTGCTGCTGGTGTTCGGCATGCTGTCGGTGGCAGTCGCCGCCTTCCTGATCCTGGTTCAGCGCGATATGAAACGCCTGCTGGCCTATTCCAGCGTTGAAAACATGGGGCTGATCGCCGTTGCGCTGGGGATTGGCGGCCCGCTGGGCATTCTCGCGGCTTTGCTGCATACCCTGAATCACAGCCTGGCGAAAACGCTGCTGTTCTGCGGTTCCGGCAACGTGCTGCTGAAATACGGTACGCGCGATATGGATGCGATTACAGGCATTATGCGCGTCGCCCCGCTCACCGGCGCATTGCTGGCCGGCGGGGCGCTGGCGCTGGGCGGCATGCCGCCGTTCAATATGTTCCTCAGCGAATTTATGACCGTAAGCGCCGGCATCGGCGGCGGCCATCTCTGGCTGGTGATTGCCCTGCTGGTCTTGCTGACCGTGGTGCTGGCCGGGTTGATCAGAATGGTGGCCGGCACCGTGCTGGGCAGCAGCCCGGCGGCGGTCGACAAGGGCGAACTGGGGATCATGACCACCGCGCCGATGGTGCTGCTGCTGATCCTGATGCTGGTCATGGGAACGCATATTCCCCAACCGGTTATCCGCCTGCTGGAAAATGCGACGGCCATCGTGACCAACGCGGCACCGCGCCACGAGATTGAATTAAATAGCCCGTTCCCGCAGCCCTGGCTGCGCACCGCGGACGGCGGCACAACCGGACTTCACACCGCTGAACATTCAGCGCCAACCCCTTCCCGTCAGGAGACGTATCGTGATCAATGA